The genomic region GTTCATCGACGCCTCCATCCCCGTCGCGCACATGACCTGCTGACCGGGGTCGCTGTAGATGAAGTCCAGAAACAGCTGGGCCGAAGCCGACGAGGCCGCGCCGGCGGTCTGGGAGATCAGGCGCGGGGTCAGCGGCGTCGCGTCAGTCATGTATCCGTACTTGATCAGGCCCTTGTACTGCGGGACGACCGACTGCGCCAAACCGCTGGCCAGCCATCCGAACGAGGCGCCGCCGCCGGCCAGGTAGGTCAGCCCGTCCAGGCCCTCGTCGAAGTTCTTGGTGTGCGGGCCGTAGGCGTCGAGGTAGCCATTGACGGCGTTGGTGCCGAGGACGTGTTCGAGGCCGTAGACCGCGTTGTAGCCGAGTGGATTGGCCGGCGAGTAGCTGACCATCGGGTACTTCGCCGGGTCGGCCTTGATGTCGGCGGCGAGCTGCGCGTAGGTGGTGGGGACTTCGGAGCCGGAAAGCAGCTTGGTGTTCCAGGCTGTCAGCACTGGGTCCGGCGACATCACGTACACGCCGTGGCCTTGGTTGATATAGCTCGGGAAGTTCGCGAGGCCCTGAGGCGTCACGTTCGCGATCAAGCTGTTCTCTTCGGCCTGCAGCGCCTGCGGGATCGCGTCGGAGATCAGGAGGTCCGCGGTCCGAGCGCCTTGGGCGTGCTCGGACTGGAACTTCGTGTAGACCTGGTTGTCCGACAGCTGCGAGTACGCGGGCTTGATCCACGGATAGGCCTTGGCGAAGGCATTCAGCAACGGCTGGATCGCGGCCGTGGGCGTGTTGCCGTAGATGTTCAGCCCGGACTCGCTGTGCGACTTGGTGACCAGCTCGGCGACAGCCGCGGGGGCGACCGGGCCGGACGGCGCGGCAGGCGCGCCGCCGGTGGACGACGACCCGCTGTTGGTCTTGGAGCAGCCGGCCAGGCCGGCGCCCAGGGCGAGGGCGGCGACCGCGACCGTGGCGACGGAGCGGGAGCGGCGTGCGGACATGACGAGCTCCTTTCAGAGAAGATTTGCTATAGCAAGAAACCTGGCGGACATCTGCCTCTCTGGCCAGGGCAGAGAGTTAAGCAAATCGAAAGGGACGAACTGCTAGGCGGCTTGCTATAGCAAGCACGCGCTTAAGCGAATCGAAAGGTACCCCTTCGTAGCGTCGAGAACTGTTGGCCGCCCGTGCCCGCGGACCGGCCGGTTCTTGGAGGTGGACACCGTGCAACGCTTCGCCACACTGATCCTGCGTCACCGCGCGCTGGTGACCCTGGCCTGGGTCGCCGTCACCATCGTCGGGGTGCTGATGGCGCCCAATGTCGCCGGCCGTCTGCAAAGCGGTACGACGATCAACGCGGCCAGCTATCACGCCAACGTCGCCCTGCAAAAGGACTACGGCGGCGTCGCCGCCAACCCCAGCGTCCTGGTCGTCGACCTGCCGCACGGCGTCACGGCCGACAGCCCGGCCGCCAAGGCGGGACTGCTCGCGGCCGACAAGGCCGCCTCGTCCGTCCCGGGCGTTCGTGACCTGTCCTTCGCCAACACCGGCGATCGGACCCTGGTCGGCACGGGAGACACGTCGACCCTGGTGATGGTCTACCCGCCGGTCTCCGGCAACGCGGTGCCGTCACCGGTGATGGACCACATGAGCACCGCGATCACCGGGGAGGTCCCCGGTGCCGTCGTACAACAGACCGGCATCGAACAACTGTCCGCCGGCGGCACGAGCGGCGGGTCCAGCGTCCTGACCGAACTGCTGGTCGGAGTCGGGCTCGCCCTGATCGTGCTGGCCTGGGTGTTCGGCTCGGCGCTGGCAGTGCTGCCGCTGCTGTCGGCGATCGCCTCCGTGCTCACCATGCAGCTGGCGATCTACGGCCTGACGTACGTGACCAGCATCCACATCAACCCCTCGGTGCAGTTCATCGTCGCCCTGCTGGGCCTCGGACTGTCGATCGACTACTCGCTCCTGCTGGTCAACCGCTGGCGTGAGGAACGCGAGGAGGGTGCCGACAACCACGAGGCCGTGGTGCGATCCCTGCGCCGCGCCGGACACTCGGTCGCCTTCAGCGCGCTTATCGCCTCCCTCGGGCTGTTCGCCCTGATCGTCGTGCCGGTCTCGTTCCTCCAGGGTGTGGGCCTGTCCGGGATCTTCATCCCCTCGATCGCCGCCCTTGTCGCACTGACCACCATCCCGCTG from Catenulispora sp. MAP5-51 harbors:
- a CDS encoding extracellular solute-binding protein, producing MSARRSRSVATVAVAALALGAGLAGCSKTNSGSSSTGGAPAAPSGPVAPAAVAELVTKSHSESGLNIYGNTPTAAIQPLLNAFAKAYPWIKPAYSQLSDNQVYTKFQSEHAQGARTADLLISDAIPQALQAEENSLIANVTPQGLANFPSYINQGHGVYVMSPDPVLTAWNTKLLSGSEVPTTYAQLAADIKADPAKYPMVSYSPANPLGYNAVYGLEHVLGTNAVNGYLDAYGPHTKNFDEGLDGLTYLAGGGASFGWLASGLAQSVVPQYKGLIKYGYMTDATPLTPRLISQTAGAASSASAQLFLDFIYSDPGQQVMCATGMEASMNNFKSATGCTADLTDLATHVNPSTEFLIPVTQDVVNQQKAITDRWTKALGH